In one Microtus ochrogaster isolate Prairie Vole_2 unplaced genomic scaffold, MicOch1.0 UNK98, whole genome shotgun sequence genomic region, the following are encoded:
- the LOC101987861 gene encoding galactoside 3(4)-L-fucosyltransferase-like yields MDMPIAVKAQSPWRPCLVGLLLQLLFALGFFSYTRVSYDRPGPPAPGRSPGPASTPTPPAPRPLLILLWTWPFHTPVALSPCSKILPGTVDCQLTANRSLYPQADAVIVHHREVSANPGSQLPPQPRPPGQRWVWFSLESPSQCSHLSALDGYFNLTMSYHSDSDIFTPYGWLEPWPEPPGQIQVNLSAKTDLVAWAVSNWNSKSARVQYYENLKSHLRVDVYGRGHKPLPQGNMTETLARYKFYLAFKNSLHPDYITEKLWRNALEAWAVPVVLAFFKAYRQLQWDQRYQTVPSVVAGQSPAVGVPPKSQQLWPLGDRHLVLASLFQLDRS; encoded by the coding sequence ATGGATATGCCCATAGCAGTAAAGGCGCAGAGTCCCTGGCGCCCATGCCTCGTCGGCCTGCTGCTGCAGCTCCTCTTTgctctgggtttcttctcctaCACCCGAGTGTCCTATGACCGACCTGGACCCCCAGCTCCTGGTCGTTCCCCAGGACCAGCCTCCACCCCGACTCCTCCTGCCCCCAGACCCCTCCTCATCTTACTGTGGACATGGCCCTTCCATACACCAGTGGCTCTGTCGCCCTGTTCCAAGATTCTCCCAGGCACCGTCGACTGCCAGCTGACCGCCAACAGGAGCTTGTACCCCCAAGCAGACGCGGTCATCGTCCACCACCGCGAAGTCAGCGCCAACCCCGGGTCACAGCTGCCACCTCAGCCGAGACCACCAGGCCAGCGCTGGGTGTGGTTCAGCTTGGAGTCACCCAGCCAGTGCAGCCATCTGTCAGCCCTGGATGGTTACTTCAACCTCACCATGTCCTATCACAGTGACTCTGACATCTTCACGCCCTATGGCTGGCTGGAGCCGTGGCCAGAGCCTCCAGGCCAAATCCAGGTCAACCTGTCTGCCAAGACTGACCTAGTGGCCTGGGCTGTGTCCAACTGGAACTCCAAGTCGGCCCGGGTGCAGTACTATGAGAACCTTAAGAGTCACCTCCGTGTTGATGTGTATGGCCGAGGGCATAAACCGCTTCCCCAAGGCAACATGACAGAGACTCTGGCCAGATACAAATTTTACCTGGCATTCAAAAACTCCCTCCATCCAGATTACAtcacagagaagctgtggaggAATGCTCTGGAAGCCTGGGCCGTGCCTGTGGTCCTGGCCTTCTTCAAGGCGTACAGGCAGCTGCAATGGGACCAGAGGTACCAGACGGTCCCCAGTGTGGTGGCTGGCCAGAGTCCTGCAGTTGGTGTCCCACCCAAAAGTCAGCAACTGTGGCCCCTGGGTGACAGGCaccttgtgctggctagtttattTCAACTTGATAGAAGCTAG
- the LOC101987590 gene encoding LOW QUALITY PROTEIN: galactoside 3(4)-L-fucosyltransferase-like (The sequence of the model RefSeq protein was modified relative to this genomic sequence to represent the inferred CDS: inserted 2 bases in 2 codons), with amino-acid sequence MDMPRAVKAQCPWRPCLVGLLLQLLFALGFFSYTRVSYDRPGRSPGPAYTPTPPAPRPLLILLWTWPCYTPVALSPCSKILPGTVNCXADEVIIHHREVSANPGSQLPPQPRPPGQRWVWFSMESPSQCSHLSALDGYFNLTMSYHSDSDIFTPYGWLEPWPEPPGQIQVNLSAKTDLVAWAVSNWNSKSARVQYYENLKSHLRVDVYGQGHKPLPQDNVTETLARYKFYLAFENSLHPDYITEKLWRNALEAWAVPVVLGPSRKNYERFLPPDAFIHVDDFKSPXDLARYLQELDRDSLSYQRYFCWRKMLRPRLGSMALAFCKACRQLQWDQKYQTVPSVASWFH; translated from the exons ATGGATATGCCCCGAGCAGTAAAGGCGCAGTGTCCCTGGCGCCCATGCCTCGTCGGCCTGCTGCTGCAGCTCCTCTTTgctctgggtttcttctcctaCACCCGAGTGTCCTATGACCGACCTGGTCGCTCCCCGGGACCAGCCTACACCCCGACTCCTCCTGCCCCCAGACCCCTCCTCATCTTACTGTGGACATGGCCCTGCTACACACCAGTGGCTCTGTCGCCCTGTTCCAAGATTCTCCCAGGCACCGTCAACT CAGCTGACGAGGTCATCATCCACCACCGCGAAGTCAGCGCCAACCCCGGGTCACAGCTGCCACCTCAGCCGAGACCACCAGGCCAGCGCTGGGTGTGGTTCAGCATGGAGTCGCCCAGCCAGTGCAGCCATCTGTCAGCCCTGGATGGTTACTTCAACCTCACCATGTCCTATCACAGTGACTCTGACATCTTCACGCCCTATGGCTGGCTGGAGCCGTGGCCAGAGCCTCCAGGCCAAATCCAGGTCAACCTGTCTGCCAAGACTGACCTAGTGGCCTGGGCTGTGTCCAACTGGAACTCCAAGTCGGCCCGGGTGCAGTACTATGAGAACCTTAAGAGTCACCTCCGTGTCGATGTGTATGGTCAAGGACATAAACCGCTTCCCCAAGACAACGTGACAGAGACACTGGCCAGATACAAATTTTACCTGGCGTTTGAAAACTCCCTCCATCCAGATTACAtcacagagaagctgtggaggAATGCTCTGGAAGCCTGGGCCGTGCCTGTGGTCCTGGGGCCCAGCAGGAAGAACTATGAACGGTTTCTGCCCCCTGACGCCTTCATCCATGTGGATGACTTCAAGAGCC GGGACCTGGCTCGGTACCTGCAGGAGCTGGACAGGGATAGCCTGAGCTACCAGCGTTACTTTTGCTGGAGGAAGATGCTCAGGCCTCGCTTGGGGAGCATGGCCCTGGCCTTCTGCAAGGCATGCAGGCAGCTGCAATGGGACCAGAAGTACCAGACGGTCCCCAGTGTGGCCTCTTGGTTCCACTGA
- the Vmac gene encoding vimentin-type intermediate filament-associated coiled-coil protein, whose product MSAPPALQIREANAHLAAVHRRAAELETRLLAAERTIRAQAERLAHHDQQLRAALDELGRVKDREISALQEQLLSSEATVRSLQAAVDQRDQLIQQLQPQADLLQDIAHRRPPLAALLAALEEAERLGPSPASSQGQLLPDGPGPPLGNSTGEGQDDLQPAVFGTTV is encoded by the exons ATGTCTGCGCCGCCCGCGCTGCAGATCCGGGAGGCGAACGCTCACCTGGCGGCCGTGCACCGGCGCGCGGCGGAGCTGGAGACGCGGCTGCTGGCGGCGGAGCGCACGATCCGTGCGCAGGCCGAGCGCCTGGCCCACCACGACCAGCAGCTGCGCGCCGCCCTGGACGAGCTGGGCCGCGTCAAGGACCG GGAGATTTCCGCCCTCCAGGAGCAGCTGCTGAGCTCGGAGGCCACTGTCCGCAGTCTGCAGGCTGCAGTGGACCAGAGGGACCAGTTGATCCAGCAGCTGCAGCCCCAGGCTGACCTGCTGCAAGACATTGCTCACCGTCGACCACCCCTGGCTGCGCTGCTGGCCGCCCTGGAGGAGGCTGAGCGACTGGGCCCCTCGCCAGCCAGCAGCCAGGGCCAGCTGCTTCCCGATGGGCCCGGCCCGCCCCTGGGCAACAGCACTGGGGAGGGCCAGGATGACCTGCAGCCTGCCGTCTTTGGGACCACAGTGTGA
- the Caps gene encoding calcyphosin, with translation MDTVNATIERLRAQCLSRGASGIQGLARFFRRLDKDGSRSLDAEELRQGLGQLGLDVEEAEAEALCKRWDRDGSGTLDLEEFLRALQPPMSKAREDVIAAAFAKLDQTGDGVVTVDDLRGVYSGHTHPKVRSGEWTEDEALHQFLDNFDTFEKDGQVTLAEFQDYYRGLSASVDTDSEFVAMVSNAWRL, from the exons ATGGACACCGTGAATGCCACCATAGAAAGGCTGAGAGCCCAGTGTCTATCCCGAGGGGCCTCGGGCATCCAGGGCCTGGCCAG GTTTTTCCGCCGCCTGGACAAGGATGGCAGCCGGTCCCTGGATgcagaggagctgaggcagggcctgggacagctggggctggatgtggaggaggcagaggcagaggcactgtGCAAGCGCTGGGACCGTGATGGCAGTGGGACGCTGGACCTGGAGGAGTTCCTGCGGGCATTACAg CCCCCTATGTCCAAGGCCCGAGAAGACGTCATTGCAGCTGCCTTTGCCAAGCTGGACCAGACAGGGGATGGCGTGGTGACTGTGGACGACCTGCGAGGGGTGTACTCTGGCCACACTCACCCCAAGGTGCGCAGTGGAGAGTGGACAGAGGATGAGGCCCTCCATCAATTCCTCGACAATTTTGACACATTTGAGAAGGATGGGCAG GTCACACTGGCCGAGTTCCAAGACTACTACAGGGGACTCAGCGCTTCAGTGGACACTGATTCAGAGTTCGTGGCCATGGTGAGCAATGCCTGGCGCCTCTGA
- the Nrtn gene encoding neurturin, translated as MRRWKAAALVSLVCSSLLSVWMCQEGLLLGHRLGPALAPLRRPPRTLDARLARLAQYRALLQGAPDAVELRELSPWAARAPGPRRRAGPRRRRARARSGARPCGLRELEVRVSELGLGYTSDETVLFRYCAGACEAALRIYDLGLRRLRQRRRVRKERVRAHPCCRPTAYEDEVSFLDVHSRYHTLQELSARECACV; from the exons ATGAGGCGCTGGAAGGCGGCGGCCCTGGTGTCGCTCGTCTGCAGCTCCCTGCTGTCGGTCTGGATGTGCCAGGAGGGTCTGCTGCTGGGCCACCGCCTGGGACCTGCGCTCGCGCCACTGCGACGCCCGCCACGCACCCTGGACGCGCGCCTCGCCCGCCTGGCACAGT ACCGAGCTCTGCTGCAGGGCGCCCCGGACGCGGTGGAGCTTCGAGAACTTTCCCCCTGGGCCGCGCGCGCTCCGGGCCCGCGCCGTCGAGCGGGTCCCCGGCGACGACGTGCGCGTGCGCGGTCCGGCGCGCGCCCCTGCGGGCTGCGCGAGCTCGAGGTGCGCGTGAGCGAGTTGGGCTTGGGCTACACGTCGGACGAGACGGTGCTGTTCCGCTACTGCGCAGGCGCGTGCGAGGCGGCCCTGCGCATCTACGACTTGGGCCTGCGGCGCCTGCGCCAGCGGAGGCGCGTGCGCAAGGAGCGGGTGCGCGCGCACCCGTGCTGCCGCCCGACAGCCTACGAGGACGAGGTCTCCTTCCTGGACGTGCACAGCCGCTACCACACGCTGCAAGAGCTGTCGGCGCGGGAGTGCGCGTGCGTTTGA
- the Ndufa11 gene encoding NADH dehydrogenase [ubiquinone] 1 alpha subcomplex subunit 11 has protein sequence MAQRLLRAYDEIPDGTQCHRKTYITTAFGGLIGAIGSAYSVVLNPADTHLEAVARAGRYTFTAAAVGAMFGLATCVSAQVREKPDDPLNYFIGGCAAGLTLGARTHNYGTAATGCVYMGTAAALFKMGKLEGWELFASPKV, from the exons ATGGCCCAGCGGCTCCTCCGGGCCTACGATGAGATTCCCGACGGCACCCAGTGTCACCGCAAGACCTACATCACCACTGCGTTCGGCGGCCTCATCG GCGCCATAGGCTCAGCCTACAGCGTCGTACTCAACCCTGCAGACACCCACCTGGAAGCAGTGGCCAGGGCTGGCCGGTACACGTTCACTGCAG CTGCTGTCGGAGCTATGTTTGGCCTCGCCACCTGTGTCAGTGCCCAGGTCCGTGAGAAGCCAGATGACCCCCTGAACTACTTCATTGGAGGCTGCGCTGCAGGCCTGACCCTGGGAGCGCGCA CTCACAACTACGGGACTGCAGCTACAGGCTGCGTATACATGGGCACCGCAGCCGCCCTGTTCAAGATGGGAAAGCTGGAAGGCTGGGAGCTATTCGCCAGCCCCAAGGTGTGA